Sequence from the Clostridium butyricum genome:
CCTTTGAATGTAGGATTATTTGCTAAGCAAATCTTCTTTGCTTTGCAGTATTATTGTGTGTATTTTAAAAAAATATAACCTATGTAATTAGAGGAATAAAAGTAATAAATATATACAAATGTAAAAAATATGAATTGAGAGGAATAAATAAAAAAACAAGCAATAAGATGGCATAAATAAATTACATTACTTAATGCTTTGTTTAAAAAATTATAAAAAAATAACAAGTCAATTTGTGTGTATATTTGCACTTGTTATTTTCTCTCATATTTCTAAATTTTTAATTTCTTGATTTTTTTATTTTAGATATAGCTATAATAACTGGAACACATATAACAGAGCTTACAATAGCTTCTGGTATTCCATTTGTGATTCCTATTCCAGCAATAGCAACAGCAGCAGTATCAGGATTAATTCCTAATGCAGCTGAGTATTTTTCAAGATAAAATAAATAAGCAAGGCTAAGTACACCAGCTGTATTTGTAAATGAAGCCAGAAGTGAAGCAATAGCAATACTTATGCTTTCCTTTTTTATCTTATTGTACAAAGTACGATACACATAATATGCAACTATACCTACGAGTACTCTTGGAATTATAGCTATTATAGGATTCCAAAAGATAAATGAAGTAGGACCAGGTGCAGTAAAATTTTGATACATTGAAAATAGTCCGAATACTAAACCTACTAAGGCACCTACAACTGGTCCTTCGATAATAGCACCTATTATTACTGGTACATGCATTATGGTTGCTCTCATTGTAGGAAGTGGTATAAATCCTAAACCTGTTATTCCTAAAAAAATAGAAATAGCAGAAAGCATTCCAATCATTGTCATTTGTCTGATAGATAATCTTCTATTCTTAAGTTTATTTTCCACTTAAAGTTACCTCCATTTTTATTCTATAGTTAAATTAGAGAATTAAAAATATTTGCAAGTAACATTTTATCACATTCATTATAAATCTCAATTGATATCATTAAAAATTTCTTTTTTATCAGGCATTATTAGAGCACAAATAAAGTATGCTAAAATTGCTGCAGGAAAAAATTCGATAGATATAAGTATGAATAACACTCGGATTAAAGTAGTATCACCATTAATATAATCAGAAAAACCTGCAAGAACGCCACAGACTTTTTTTCTTGAAACATCCTTATAAAGTTTTTTCTTTTCATTCATTAATAATCACCATCCAGTTTATAATAGTCAGGATTTTATAATTCCATTATTATTATTATTATAAAACAGAATTATAAAAATAATAGCAGCTATAATACATATTTATAGAAAAATAAGAAAATGATAATATTTATATAAGGATATTTTTATGTATATTAAAGAAAGAATTTTAAAAATACTTGTAAATGTTATTACTTCATTATAAACTTTTAAGGAAATATGTATTACAATTAATAGTAGTGTATAATATTTCAGTAAGATAATGAGGTGAAGAATAATGAGTACAATTGCAGGAAAAGGATGTCCAAGAATTATTCCAGAGGGTGAGAAGAAACCTTTAAAGGATATAGAAAGAAGCATTGTAAAAACATATAGAAAACACATTTGGTCAAAATTCGTAAAGGCTGTTAAGGAATATAATCTTATAGAAGAAGGAGATAAAATAGCAGTAGGCATATCTGGAGGAAAAGATAGTATGCTTATGGCTAAGCTTCTTCAAGAATTACAAAGACATGGTCAGGTAAAGTTTGATTTAGTATTTCTTGCCATGGACCCAGGATACCATCCTGAAATAAAGAAATTATTAGTTGAAAATTGTGAACATTTGGATATTCCTATACATATATATGATTCAGGAATCTTTGAAGTAGTTGATAGGATGGCTAAAGATTATCCTTGTTATTTATGTGCAAGAATGAGGAGAGGCTCATTATATGCTAAGGCTCAAGAATTTGGATGTAATAAGCTTGCATTAGGACATCATTATAATGATGTTATAGAAACTACTATGTTAAATATTCTTTATGCAGGAAATTTTAAAACAATGATGCCTAAGTTAAAAGCAAAGAATTTTGCAAATCTTGAACTTATAAGACCTATGTATTACATTGAAGAAGATTACATAAAGAAATTTATAAATAATGCAGGAATATGGCCTTTAAACTGTGCATGTATGGTTGCAGCTGAAAAGATAGGTAACAAGAGGTATGAAATAAAGGATCTCATAAAACAATTAAAAGAAAACTTTGATGGTGTAGAAAAATCAATATTTAAGGCTGCCGAGAATGTAAGTATGGATGGAATATTAGGTTGGCAGAAGGGCGATGAAAAATATTCGTTTCTTGATGTATATGATGAGGAATAGGCTAGGTATACGGATTGACTTGTTAATTTTTTGATAATGCTTCAATTAGTGTTTATTAATCTGTAAATATATGTTATATTAATATTAAAGAAAAATCAAAATAGTCAGTATATTAATAACAGAGGTGCTTAAATTTGGTTATGAATTATTATATACTAGATTAAGTACCTTATATTTACATTTCAAGGAGAAAACTTATGACAAATGAAGATATGATAAAAATGGATTCAATTATCTTACTTAGTTTTATAAATACTAAGCTAAGAGATGAATATAGTACGTTAAATTTATTATGCTGTGATTTAAATTTAGATGAAAAATTATTGACAAATAAACTACATGATGTTGGATATGAATATAATAAAGATATAAATCAGTTTAGATAAAATTTATTTGAATTTTATTAGGAGGAACATAAACATGAAATTAAAAAAGAGCGGAAAGATTATTACTGTTTTGGTTGCAACTGCAGCATTAATTGCATCACTTGCAAATGACAATAAGAAGAGTAAATAACAAATAAGTGATAGAGGATTGTTGAATATGGTTAAGGGGGAAATTGGCGAGCTTGATAAGTATCATAACCGAGAAGAAACAGTTTTTATAGAATATGACAGAATTACGTTATTACCAAGCGTCGATGAATTTAAAAAAGTTGTAAAAAATAATATTAAAAACTCTATAATTAACGAAACAAAAGCTGCATTAATATTATTTGATATAGATAATTTTAAACATGTAAACGACTCCTTTGGGCATGAATTTGGGGATGTTATGCTTAAGTGCTTAAGTGGTGAGATAAGAAGTGTTTTAGATGACGATATATTAATGTGTAGATATAGTGGAGATACATTCATATTATATTTAAATAATATTGATTATGAAGATGGAATAATAACAACTGTTGAAAAAGTATTTGATATATTTAAGAAAGCACATGAAGATATATATTTAACTATAAGTATGGGGATAGCCTTGGTACCTAAAAATGGAATTCAGTACGATTTTCTGCTCAAAAATGCTGATATAGCTATGTATGAAGCTAAGATGAATGGGAAAAATAAATTTAAATTTTTTAGTGATGAAATGGGTAAGAAAGTCATTAAAGAATATACTCTTCAAAAAGAGCTTAGAACATCATTGGAGAAAAATGAAATTTACGTTATGTTTCAGCCAAAGGTACTTTTGGAAGATTATACAGTATGTGGATTCGAAGCACTTGCACGGTGGAATAACGAAAAGTTTGGAGAAGTAAGCCCTGTTAAATTTATTCCACTTGCAGAAGAATCAAAGATGATTGTTCCAATAGGCACTTTTGTTCTTGAAGAAGTTTGTAAAAAAATTAGATATTTATCATCTAATGGTTACTCAAATTTTAAAATTGCAGTAAATTTATCAGAAGTTCAATTTCAAGAAGAAATTGTTGTTAGTGATCTTAAGAGATTAATTAAAAAGTATCATATATCTACAAGGCATTTGGAAGTTGAAATAACTGAAAGTATGTTTATGAAATCTTTTGAAAGCAATCTAAAAGTTTTAGAAGAAATTAAAAAAATGGGAATAACTATAGCATTAGATGATTTTGGGACAGGCTATTCTTCATTAAGTTATTTAACTAAATTACCAATTGATGTGTTGAAAATTGATAGAAGCTTTATTATAGATTTATGTTTAAATCCAAAGGAAAAGTGTATGGTAGAAAATATTGTGAGATTATCACATCAATTAGGTATAGAAGTTGTAGCTGAAGGCGTTGAAGAAGAAGAGCAAGCTGAGTATTTAAAAGCAATATCTTGTGATTTTGTTCAGGGCTATTATTTTAGTAACCCAAAATCCTTTGATGAAATTATAAATATAATTGGAAAAAAATTATAAAACTATTGACAAAATATTTTTTATAGAATAATATAAGAGTATGAATTAAATTCCAGGAAGAGGAAGAGTAGTCAGGATGCAATGTAAAAGAGAGCTGGAGATGGTGAGATTTCAGCACAGTAGCTAATGGTGAATGGGCCTCTGAGAAGCAAGATGAAATCTATTTAAATTTGGAGAGTAGTTGCGCCGTGTGTCGCACGTTATAGCGAATAGAGTATGTTAGTACTTGAAGTTGAGTGGTATTTTGTTAAAGAAGATACAATTTAGGTGGCAACGCGGATATAATCCGTCCTATTTATTATAAATAGGACGTTTTTTTTTGTTATAAAATTCCGTACAAATCTTCTAGAAATTAAAGTTTAAATTACTACTGACTCAAACTGCTAACTGATAAAAAATCAGTGGGGGTTGATATTTATGTTATGAAAGAAAGAAATAAAAGAGATAGCAATAAAAAATGATAGTAATAAATTAATTTGATAGAAGAGGGGATTTTTATTATGAATACAGGGTTAAATACAAAAAGAATGACAACAAATGCAATATTAATAGCAATAGGAGCAATTTTACATCAAATAACACCGGCAATACCGCTTTTTGGAATAAGCATGCAACCAGATTTATCACTGGCTATGCTGTTTATAATAATTTTATATAATAAAGATTATAAAACTAGTCTTATTTGTGGAATAGCTGTAGGAGTATTTGCAGCAATGACAACAAAGATGCCAATGGGCCAAATTCCAAACATTGTTGATAAATTTATAACTACGAATATAATGTTTGCTATTGTCTCTATATTGAGAAACAAGCTTGATGCTAACAAATTGATGATGTTTATTTTACCAATTGGGACAACAATAAGTGGAACTTTATTTATTTCAGTAGCAATTATAATCGGTGGAATAGAAGTAAGTGCATTCATTCAATTATTTGTAAGCGTAGTACTTACAGCAGCAGTAATAAATACAATTTTAGGTTTCGGATTATTTAAGATAGTTGAAAGAACAGCAGTGGCTACTGGTGCTTACTTTATTAGTAAATAGATAAATGAAAAACCAGGTTTAAAGTAAGATTTATTTTACTTTAAACCTGGTTTTTAGTTTTATGAAAAAATAGTTCTATTTTTTCATAAAATGAAATTCTTCCGGTGTATTTTCATCTATTGTTTTAAATTCATATCCATTGTCTTTATAGTATTGGATAATACTTGGAAGTGCCTTAACAGTATTTTTACTTAAGTAAGAGCAATGCATTAAAAGAATAACTCTATCTTTAGTGCTCTTTGCATTTTTTAATATTGTTGAAGGTGCAGAGTTTGGATTAGCGCCATCACCACTATCAGTATTCCAATCATAAATTTTTAAGTTGTTATCATGAAGTAAATCAACCATTGACTTGGAAATTTTGTATGTGTTGTTATTGCATCCAAAAGGAAAGCGCAATATAGTTGGTTTTATAGGAACTACTGTACTTATAAGTTCCTGAGTACTTATCATTTCTTTTAGAAATTGTTCGTTTGAACAATATAGAGAATTCTTTTTATGTGTCATACTGTGAAGTCCTATAGAATTGCCCTCATCATAAATTCTTTTAACCAGATCTTCCTGATCTTTAATTTGACATCCAATTAGAAAGAATGTTGCATGAACTGAGTTGTTTTTTAATATGTCTAAAACATCATTTGTTACCTTTCCAGCAGGACCATCATCAAACGTAAGATATACAACTTTAGAATTACTTTCAACATTATTTTTTTCATCAGCATATGTATTGTATATAGGAATTGAAAAAAACATTGTGATTATTAAAGAAAAAAGCGTTAGTTTTTTTAATTTTTTTAAATACATGTAATCACCTTCATAAAAAATTTTATATACACATAGTATGTACAAATATTTAAATTTTATTTTAAAATATCTTAGGTTTATAGATGATATGAAAAAAATTGTTTATTTATGTTGAACTATAGTTTATATGGTGATATAATTTGAAAGAAATTTATATTAAATTTTAGATTTACAAATAAATATTAAAATATTTTTTAAAAGACATATTTTAATTCTAGTCCAGAGAGGCTAAAAAGGGAGAATATAACGTTCTTCTTTTAAATTTGAGGAGGTATTGTATGTCAGAATTAACAGGAATCACATCTGAAGGTATTAAAGAGTCAACAGTAAGGAAAACAGGTATGAGAATTATTATGGCTCTCCAACATCTTATTGCAATGTTTGGATCAACAGTGTTAGTACCAATATTAACAGGACTTGATATTTCAGTAGCACTATTTTGTGCTGGACTTGGAACACTTATATTTCACTTATGTACAAATAGAAAGGTTCCAGTATTCTTAGGATCATCATTTGCATTTATCCCAGTTATTATAGCAGTAGGAGAAACCTACGGAGATTTAACATATGCTCAAGGCGGAATATTTGTTGCAGGTCTCATATATGTAATAATGTCATTTTTAATTAAAAAAATTGGAACTGATAAATTAAAAGCAGTTTTACCAGCACATGTGGTAGGGCCAATGATAATGGTAATTGGATTAAATTTAATTCCAACAGCATTTAACATGGCGAAAACGAATATTATAATTGCAGCAATAACACTTGGAACAACATTAGCCATAAAATATTTTGGTAGAGGATTTTTTTCACAGATAGCAATACTTTGTGGTGTTGCAGTTGGATATACAATATCATTATTTTCAGGATTAGTTGACACAGGAGCAATAGCAAGTGCTCAACTAATGGCAGTACCAAACTTTACTCTTCCTAAGTTTGATATAGGTGCCATAATGATGATAGCACCAGTTGTACTTGCAACATTTATGGAACATATAGGTGATATAACAACAAATGGACAGGTTGTTGGTCAGGATTTTATAAAGGATCCAGGATTGAATAGAACATTATTAGGTGATGGTCTTGCAACAATAAGTGCATCATTGCTTGGAGGACCTGCAAATACAACTTATGGTGAAAATACAGGTGTATTAGCAATAACTAAAAATTATGATCCTTCTCTTTTAAGATTAGCAGCAGTTTTTGCAATAATACTAAGTTTTATTTCTAAATTTGGTATGACAATAAGAACTATTCCATCATCAGTAATGGGGGGAATAAGTTTAATGTTATTTTCAATGATAGCTCTTGTTGGAGTAAAAACTATAAGGATTGAAAAAGTAAAGATGAATTGGAAAAACATTATTGTAATGTTATCTATATTAATTATAGGGTTTGTAGGGAAGCTTATAGAAGATAGATATGGAATAGTTATTGGAATAAAAATTACAGACACCATTTCAATGTCAGGACTAAGTTTTGCAGCCGTTGTTGGTGTTATGCTAAACTTGATTCTTAATGGTGTTAAAAGAAATAAATAATATAGAAAATAAAATCAGTATAAAATACTGATTTTATTTTTTTTCTTTTTTTAAATTACAAACATATGCTAATATTTGTTAGAATTATTCAATTAATTAGAGTTAGATTCTACTATTGAAAAAGATAAGTATATGGTATAATTTAACTATAATGTTTACAATAAATGACTTCGGAGAAAAGAGATGAGTGGTATGAGAACTGTTAATAATAGGTACCTAATTGATGAAGAAATAAGTAATGAAGAAAATTATTGCAAATACACTGTTAGAGATTGTGAAAGTTATGATAGATTTATATTAATCATATTAAAAAATGATTTTACATATGAAAAAACTCAAGAATATTTATTGAACAAATTCAAAACCATAAAAAATCTTAACTGCTCAAATGTAATTAATTTATTAGAATTTCAGATTATTTATAACATAGATGGAATAAAGCTTGATAAATATCAGTATGGATATCTTATGGAATACATTGATGTACCAGTTAGTGTACAGGAATACATTGGAGTGTGCACAACAAAAGAAAAGATTGATATATTTATGGAGTTATGTGCAGTAATTAATACTTTAAACATTAAAGGGTATATATTTAAGGATATAACATGGAAAGATATAGTTTTATTTTATGACAAAACAAAAAATGTACATTTAAAAATTGATAATATTTTGCAAAATGAAATAAGCAAGGTTAGTCTTATTAATGTTTCAAGAAATGAAAAGCCTTACCCTTATAATATTGAAAATGTAGATGAATCAACAATATTAAAAGATAATATTAGTGAAATAATACAGTTTTTAGATAAAATGTTTACGGATGAAGAACTATATGGAGAATTGAAAGAACTAAGTGATATAAAAAAAAGGTTTAATCAAGTTCATACAATAAATAAATCATATAATTTGAATTATTTTATAAAATGTGTTAATAACGCCTTAGGCAAAAAGTATGATTATTTTTTAAAAAATACTTTAAATATAATAGAAGATAATATAGATATAATTGGAAGAGAAGAAGAAATAAAAATTATAGAAAAGAATTATAAAAACATACTTGAAAGTAAAATCAAATATAAAGTTATAGGATTTAATGGTGATACTGGTAGTGGAAAAACAAGATTACTGAATGAAATAAAATATATCCTTGAAAATAAGTATTTTAAAAATATAACTTATATTGATAATTTTATAAGCAAGTCAAAGAATGAGACATATAAAAATATATTAGGGTATATAAAGAATAAATGTGATAGAGCTCTTTATGATAAATATGATATTTACATAAAGAAATTTATTTCAACATGCTTAGAGGGTGACTATGATAACGTTTTAAATTATGATAATAACCAGCAGTTTCAACTTATAAATAGAGTAGGAAAGTTTATAAGAGAATATACTAATTCAAATCCACTTGTATTATTAATAGATGATTTAGATAAAAAGAATAAAGGGTTAAAAGAATTGGTGAGATATTTATCATTTATGGGAAATAGTCTAGAAAATATTATGATAGTATTTTCTTTAAATGAAAATAGTTGTGATGATGAATTTTTAGAATACCTTAATGAATTAAAAATGGTTGAACAATATGAAGAGTATAAAATAAATTTTTTCAATCAATATGATACTACAAAAATGATAAAGAATATTTTAAATACAAATAAATCTTTAGGAAAACTTTCAAATAAAATATATTCAGAGACATTAGGAAATCCACAGTATATACGTGAAGTAATAGAAGAATTATATAGTAATGATATTTTGTATTTTGATGAAGAAAGTTCAAAATGGAGAACACATGTAAATATTCGAGAAATTTTAATTCCCAAAACACTTGAAAAAAAACTTGAGACAAGTCTCTCTTCATTGAATGAATATGAAATAGGTATATTAAAACTATTATCAATATATGAAACACCATTATCAGAAAAAATAATTTTTAAAATAATAAATAATATAGAGCAAATAAGAATTTATAATACATTGAAAAATAAGGGATATTTTATAGATAAAATAAGTGACCAAGGATTACTTGTTGGGTTTTCAAATAATCTTTTAAGAAATATATTGTATTTAAAATTAGATAAGGAAAAGAAAAGATGTATGCATAAAGATGCTGCAAATCTGTTAAAAGAGACTTTACATTCAACAGATTATTATATGGAGGAATTTTTGTTTCATCTTGAAGAATGTTTTGATTTTGAAACATTATGCATATATGCTTTGAAGTATGCAGAAAAACTTAAATCATGTGCAAATTATGAAAAAGCATTATCATATTATAAAAAAGTTTTAAAATATTCAAAGAGTGATCGTATTGAAGCAGCAATAAGAATTGCTAAAATTCATGAAAAACTTTCAAATCATAAGAAAAGCTTTGAATATTATGAAAAAGCAAAAAAAATTGCAATTGAAGAAAAGAATATTAATATAAAATCTTATGTAATGCTTGAAATGGTAATAATACAGATTAATTCATCTATAAATATAAACTCAGATATTGAAAAAACTTTAATTGATATAAGAATTAGTTTAGACAATATAAATTCACCTAAAGAAGAAGCATATTATAATTATGCTTTATCATTAAAATACAGAGCACAATTTAATTATAAAATGGCGATAGAGTCAGCTAAGAAAGCACTTAATATATGTAAAAATAATGAGATAAATGGGGATATATATGCTTGGAGTATGGTAACCCTTGCGACTATATATATTAAATATTCAATGTATAATGAAGCAAAGGAACTGTTTTTAAAGGCACTGGAAGTATTCGCGAAAAATAAAAATAATAATGGAATTATAATAAGCAGAATTATGAGCACATATATCGATTCAGAAGAAGGAAAGCCATACAAATCTATACTTGAAGAATATCATGATATAGAGAGATTGAGTAATAAATTAAAATTATATAAGAGAACAATATTGACATTAATATATATATCTAAATTTTATATTAGCCAAGATAAATATCAAGAAGCAGAAGAATGTTTATTAAAAGCGTTAGCTATAGAAAGAGAAGAAGGAATAGATTTTTATTCGCTTAATATATGTACTAATTTATGCATTGTTTATTTAAATATTGGAAAGCTTAAGTTAGCAGTTAAATATTATTCATTAGTAAAGCAGATGCAAAAAGTAGTACCACTTTTAGAGGAGGATATTATTAGTATAAATAGTACAAATACATTCTATAATATGTTTATACATAATAATATAAAAGCTTATGAATATTTAAATGAAGAATTTAACTTTAATAAAATTACTAGATGTGTGTATTATATGTTAAAGCTATATATATGCAATAATGACGGTGAAATAAGAAAAACTTATAAAGAATTATTAGAAAAAATTAATGGTTTGAATAATAATAATAGGAAATTGAAAATTAGAGTTTCATCAATAAAAACTATCTTAGATTTAGGATACTATGAAACGGCAAAAGAGTTTTTTTATGAGATGAATGAATATCCTAAAGATTATAATACAGAGGGGATATATGTTTATCTTGAATTTAAGTTTAAAAATAGGAACTCATATAATTTTTTAATAAATAAAGCATTAAGATTATGTACAGTTATTAATGACAAAAGAATTTGTGCAGATTTATATGGCGTAATTGCAGAAAAATATGAAGAATTAAGTTGCAATGTTTTTGCATTAAATAATTATTATGAATCTATAGGGCTTCACATAGATATAATAAATATATTAAATGAAGAAGATAAGATAATATATGCAAATAATAGTAGATTTTTAGATGTAAGAAAAAAACTTATATTTTGTTTAAGAGAAAAGATGAATTATAAGATGGTGTATTCTAATATTGAAAAAATAAATTATATTGAAGAATTAAATTTAATAATTGATGAAATAAGTATTAAGAACACATTAAGTGATAGAAATATGTATAAGTTGATGCAGAAAACTTATGAAAAATGTTACTATAATGACTTTAGCAGTTCATATGATTTATTTAATTCATTTACAAGCGATATACTTGAAAATATGGAAAATGTAATGAAACATATGGCTAGAATTACGTTGGCAGATAAAGCAATACTTGTTATTGAAAATAGTAACGGAGAAAATAATATAATATGCACATATAGACTCAGTGACAAGAAAGAGACTGATAGGTATTTTTCTTTGAAGCTAGAATCAGAAGAGGATGTAATTGTAGTAAGCAACAATCATAATAGACTTGATCATCTTAATGATGAAGTACTTAAACATGGGATAAAATCGTGTATATATATGAAATTAAGAAATAAGGATAAAAGTATAAATAGTGAGAGCAGTGTAAATGGACAGCTTATATTAATTGCTACTAATGCAGTAAATTATATAAATTCAGAATCAAAAAAGAAAATTGAAAAGTTTAAGCCTTTTTTAACATTTTTACTTGAAAAATATAAATTAACAATAAGTTCTACTTTAGATAAACTTACTTCTGTATATAATAGAAAATATTTTGAAGAATCACTTGTATATTTACTAGAAAAATCAAGCTTCAATAATAGTGAATTTGCAGTAATAATGTTTGATATTGATGATTTTAAAGGAGTTAACGATAAATATGGTCATCAAGTTGGTGATGAGGTTTTAATTAAGCTAACAAAAGAAGTTAAAAGGAGTATAGGTAGAAGTGATATTATAGGAAGATATGGAGGAGAAGAATTTGTAGTTCTTCTTCCAAGTGTTGATAAGTTAAAAGCCATTAATATGGCTGAAAAAATAAGAAATAACGTGGAAGATGCTCGTATTTTAGGAGATAAGAGAAAGGTTACAATAAGTATAGGAATTGCAATGAGTGGCCATGAAAGAATAAATAGTGAAGAAATTGTAAATCGTGCAGATCAAGCATTATATATGGCTAAGCATGAAGGGAAAAATCGATATGTTCTTTGGGATGGAGAAAAAATTATAAGTAAAAATACCAACACCAATAATGAGCTTTCAGGAATATTAAGTGGTAATTCAGCAAAGGATTATAATTTCATTTCTATAATAAAGGATGTTGCTGTCATAGTTAAAAGTAAAAATAGCAAAGAAAATAAAATGTATGAATTTGTACTGAAAATTATGCAGATAATAGAATGCGATAGTGTAACATTATTTATTATTGATAATAATACTATAATTAATATAATGAGTAAAGATAGGTTAAAAGATGGTTGGAATATAAGTGAAAAGTTTAATTTCAAACTTGTATATCAAACTATTGAAAATAAAAAGGGAATGTACAAAGTTGATTGGGACAATATAGGAAAGCAAGATAAATATGGGATACCGGATTGGAAGTCAGTTTGTATAGTTCCAGTAGTTTGTAATGAAGAAGTTATTGCGCTAATATACCTTTCTGTTTCTGTAAATAAAAAGGAATTTACTGTAATTGATTTAAATAAACTTAATTTTTTTG
This genomic interval carries:
- a CDS encoding putative bifunctional diguanylate cyclase/phosphodiesterase, translating into MVKGEIGELDKYHNREETVFIEYDRITLLPSVDEFKKVVKNNIKNSIINETKAALILFDIDNFKHVNDSFGHEFGDVMLKCLSGEIRSVLDDDILMCRYSGDTFILYLNNIDYEDGIITTVEKVFDIFKKAHEDIYLTISMGIALVPKNGIQYDFLLKNADIAMYEAKMNGKNKFKFFSDEMGKKVIKEYTLQKELRTSLEKNEIYVMFQPKVLLEDYTVCGFEALARWNNEKFGEVSPVKFIPLAEESKMIVPIGTFVLEEVCKKIRYLSSNGYSNFKIAVNLSEVQFQEEIVVSDLKRLIKKYHISTRHLEVEITESMFMKSFESNLKVLEEIKKMGITIALDDFGTGYSSLSYLTKLPIDVLKIDRSFIIDLCLNPKEKCMVENIVRLSHQLGIEVVAEGVEEEEQAEYLKAISCDFVQGYYFSNPKSFDEIINIIGKKL
- a CDS encoding ECF transporter S component — its product is MENKLKNRRLSIRQMTMIGMLSAISIFLGITGLGFIPLPTMRATIMHVPVIIGAIIEGPVVGALVGLVFGLFSMYQNFTAPGPTSFIFWNPIIAIIPRVLVGIVAYYVYRTLYNKIKKESISIAIASLLASFTNTAGVLSLAYLFYLEKYSAALGINPDTAAVAIAGIGITNGIPEAIVSSVICVPVIIAISKIKKSRN
- a CDS encoding PspC domain-containing protein, coding for MNEKKKLYKDVSRKKVCGVLAGFSDYINGDTTLIRVLFILISIEFFPAAILAYFICALIMPDKKEIFNDIN
- a CDS encoding uracil-xanthine permease family protein, yielding MSELTGITSEGIKESTVRKTGMRIIMALQHLIAMFGSTVLVPILTGLDISVALFCAGLGTLIFHLCTNRKVPVFLGSSFAFIPVIIAVGETYGDLTYAQGGIFVAGLIYVIMSFLIKKIGTDKLKAVLPAHVVGPMIMVIGLNLIPTAFNMAKTNIIIAAITLGTTLAIKYFGRGFFSQIAILCGVAVGYTISLFSGLVDTGAIASAQLMAVPNFTLPKFDIGAIMMIAPVVLATFMEHIGDITTNGQVVGQDFIKDPGLNRTLLGDGLATISASLLGGPANTTYGENTGVLAITKNYDPSLLRLAAVFAIILSFISKFGMTIRTIPSSVMGGISLMLFSMIALVGVKTIRIEKVKMNWKNIIVMLSILIIGFVGKLIEDRYGIVIGIKITDTISMSGLSFAAVVGVMLNLILNGVKRNK
- a CDS encoding tryptophan transporter: MNTGLNTKRMTTNAILIAIGAILHQITPAIPLFGISMQPDLSLAMLFIIILYNKDYKTSLICGIAVGVFAAMTTKMPMGQIPNIVDKFITTNIMFAIVSILRNKLDANKLMMFILPIGTTISGTLFISVAIIIGGIEVSAFIQLFVSVVLTAAVINTILGFGLFKIVERTAVATGAYFISK
- a CDS encoding polysaccharide deacetylase family protein — encoded protein: MYLKKLKKLTLFSLIITMFFSIPIYNTYADEKNNVESNSKVVYLTFDDGPAGKVTNDVLDILKNNSVHATFFLIGCQIKDQEDLVKRIYDEGNSIGLHSMTHKKNSLYCSNEQFLKEMISTQELISTVVPIKPTILRFPFGCNNNTYKISKSMVDLLHDNNLKIYDWNTDSGDGANPNSAPSTILKNAKSTKDRVILLMHCSYLSKNTVKALPSIIQYYKDNGYEFKTIDENTPEEFHFMKK
- a CDS encoding tRNA 2-thiocytidine biosynthesis TtcA family protein; protein product: MSTIAGKGCPRIIPEGEKKPLKDIERSIVKTYRKHIWSKFVKAVKEYNLIEEGDKIAVGISGGKDSMLMAKLLQELQRHGQVKFDLVFLAMDPGYHPEIKKLLVENCEHLDIPIHIYDSGIFEVVDRMAKDYPCYLCARMRRGSLYAKAQEFGCNKLALGHHYNDVIETTMLNILYAGNFKTMMPKLKAKNFANLELIRPMYYIEEDYIKKFINNAGIWPLNCACMVAAEKIGNKRYEIKDLIKQLKENFDGVEKSIFKAAENVSMDGILGWQKGDEKYSFLDVYDEE
- a CDS encoding DUF4250 domain-containing protein, producing the protein MTNEDMIKMDSIILLSFINTKLRDEYSTLNLLCCDLNLDEKLLTNKLHDVGYEYNKDINQFR